The following nucleotide sequence is from Cicer arietinum cultivar CDC Frontier isolate Library 1 chromosome 2, Cicar.CDCFrontier_v2.0, whole genome shotgun sequence.
attaaactaaaatacttttaataattaaattattgtgATTAACTGATGGACATTCAATCTGAAAATCAACTATGcaattattcaattaatatattgaaATAGACAAACGAGGTTGTCCAATATTCTTGTACGCTTTTCTTTAAACTTTTTTTGGTGATGTTAAGTTTtcgttaattaattaaactttgagacctatatttatataaaagaatGCTGAACTAAAAAGCTGAAGGTGAAAAATATACTTTGATGAATGAAcactttatatttttgtttcccAATGACAACTAAggtaatgatattaatagatactaacaaaatctttttttaaaatgtgatttAGTATACATAATTAGCAATGGAACTTACTAAGAGATTCTTTTTGTTCACACCAATTTGGTTTCTTTCTTGCTTAAGAAGACTACAAATacatttgtttctttttcacttttttccacatactctctctctctctataagGCTATGTAAGAAACCTTCCACCATTCACTCCACTCCATTGCATTACAGTTACTGACGAAGTATGTGTGTCACACACCCTTAACTTTTCATTGTCCTTTTCTGAATTTTCCACTCTCATTAAATACATAGCAAAAACAGTCCATTTTGTTTCCTCTCTTTTTTTCATATTAGTTAACATGAAAAATAACCAAAAgttctgatttttatttttcttttgtattgatCAAGTTCATTGAAGAAGAATGGAAGCAGGAAGAGGTGCACCACCACCTAAACAGGAAGAGCTTCAGCCACATCCTGTTAAGGATCAACtgccaaatatttcatattgcATCACAAGTCCTCCTCCTTGGCGTGAGTTTAATGCTTCATTtcaaccattttttatttttctatgttcAAAATTTTAGCTTTTTTTTCAGACACTTATTTtcatgaataattattaatttgtaatGTGGTTATAAATGAAGAGTGTTTTTGTTCTGTTTGAgtgagttttaatttttcttatggTTGTTGTTTACTTGATTGAAAGTTTCAACCTTTGTGATGGTGCATTAGTTCTTCAATGTTTTTTTAGGaactttttctttgtttttgttttaagtaGTGAGTGAACCTTTATATTCAATGTGATTCAATTTTTCTTATGGTTGTTTACTTGATTGAAAGTTTCAGTCTTTATGATGCATTAGTCATTAAATGTTTTCTGAGGAGCTTTGTGTAACTCTCTCAATCTCAGAGGGAATTTGTATTTTGTCTTTTGAGTTTACAACGTCACACTCTTACCACTAAGCTGACACCTTATGAACATGGTTCAatgtgattaatttttattcatggTTGTCAAAATAATTGGAAATTTCAGCCTTTTTGATGTTGCATTCATTAGTCCTTCAATGTTTTTTGAGCAGCTTTgtctttgttttgttttatgtgTTTTAAGAAGTGTATGTTTGTGTTCAAtgtgattaatttttatgttttgaattttgttgttaaTGAAGCGGAGGCGATAATACTCGGTTTCCAACATTACTTGGTGATGCTTGGCACGACTGTTCTGATACCAATCTCTCTAGTTCCTCTAATGGGAGGAGGAAATGTAAGTCTTGTTGTGTAAGGAAAATGATTTGAGATGATTTTTGTGTGGTTCTTAAGTGTAACAAAGCTCTTAATTTGTGCTTCAATAGGAAGAAAAAGCAAAGATGATTCAGACTCTTCTGTTTGTGGCTGGCATAAACACATTAACTCAGACATTGTTCGGGACTCGTCTGCCTGCGGTTATAGGAGGATCCTATACCTTTGTGCCAGCTACCATTTCAATTGTCTTGGCCGGTCGCTACAATCACATTGTGAATCCTCAGGAGGTTGGTTCATCACAGGCctcctttttttcttcttcaatgttttgacatttttgttatattaggtatcattttgttttaatctcATTTGTGATCAATGTGTAGAAATTTGAGAGGATAATGCGTGGAACGCAAGGTGCACTTATTGTTGCTTCCACCCTCCAAATTATTGTTGGATTCAGTGGACTTTGGCGCAATGTAGTGAGGTTGGTTGTAGTCACGTTGTGCTTTGTCACAATAATTTTACTCTCACATGTCAATTATGTGATTGGTTTCATGGTGAATGCTATCAGAATTGATTGTATCTATCAAACGTGATTTTAGCGAAAATACAACTATTTGGTCACTACTAGGAAAATTTGTTTGTGCATTCAAACCCCGACTATAGTAGAAGTAATTAAGAGTATTTGCTTCAAAATGAAATTTAAGCCAAAATGGTAgttgaaaaattgatgtatctgattaaaaattaagataggatacatcaatttttcaacttcccttttgcttatatttcattctagaGTAGTAGATTTTTTCActgaattaaaaattttatatcaacTGTCACGTCAATCTTCTTTTTAAGAGTAAACATCCAAACACGAATCCTTTAACTTCAAAGTTCTAACTCAATTGTAACTATATTGATTTTACAAAATCTAGTTCATATAAAATCACCTTAGTGTGTAATTTGCTATATTTTTGTTAAGGTTCATAAGCCCTCTCTCTGCTGTTCCATTGGTTGCTCTGTCAGGCTTCGGACTTTATGAGTTTGGGTTTCCTGTGGTATGTATATTTACAACAAGATCTATTCCTTATTTCTTTCTTacatttatgaattatatttgatatgATCCACATTTTCTTGATTGTGGCTTTTGAATGTTAGGTTGCACAATGTGTGGAAATTGGCCTGCCAGAAATTGTAATCCTATTAGTATTTTCACAGGTGATTTATAATTGTCACGATGCTTAGTTCCATCTACCTTCTACCCTTGGATGCAATTTTGTTGATTCTTGTTTTCCTTTGCTTTCTTTCTTCCATTTTAGTGTTTATATTCTAAAGTAGTGGTGTTTCTTTGAATAGTACATTCCTCATGTGATGAAAGGAGAAAGGCATATATTTGATCGCTTTGCAGTTATATTCTCTGTCGCAATCGTGTGGATTTATGCTCATATTCTCACCACTGGTGGAGCTTATAAAAACACAGATAGTACAACTCAGGATACTTGCAGAACTGACCGTGCTGGAATCATAAGTGGTGCACCTTGGTAATATAgtcttgtgatttttttttcttctgataatagaaatgttttatttttaactttaggTAGTAGTTTATTTTAGATGAAACTTGTTATTTTGTTCATCTTAGAAGACAAGAAAAATGGATTCAGTTTTGGTTAATTCCCAACTATAACTTCtgacaaaatattaattaatcagGATTAGAGTTCCATTTCCTTTTCAATGGGGAGCTCCTACCTTTGATGCTGGAGAAGCTTTTGCTATGATGGCTGCTTCATTTGTTGCACTAGTAGaggtttgtttatttttatacttCTGATGTAGTCTGGTAGATATGTATTTTTGACCAAGTACCGTGAATCCCATAGTTGTGATCAGTTTATTGTCCCTCGATTCATTAATACGAGGATTTGACTTCTCTAAAGTGCGTGTCTAAGTAAACTGAGGAGATTAAGAAAAGTGATATAATCATGCAATTACATGATCCTTGTCTCTTTCTTTCTCCATCATTTCTATACATTTTGTTGCATACATTTATAATGAATGCTTGTAacattcttttcatttttctgCAGTCAACTGGTGGTTTTATTGCTGTTTCAAGGTATGCAGGTGCAACTCCGTTGCCACCTTCAGTATTTAGCCGTGGCATCGGTTGGCAGGTAAACATAACTTATGAACTGAGTATTTTTCCTATCTAAATCAGTTGATTTCTCTCTATATGATATCTAAATTATGAGATTATGATTTCCAAGTTGTTTTAAAAATGGCATAATGAGTATCAGTCATATTTTCATGTTTGTTATCATTTGCGATCATCATTGATTTCTGTTTCTTACGTATTAGGGGGTAGGAATTCTATTTTCCGGGATCTTCGGGACAGGGAATGGATCATCAGTTTCCATGTAAGATTCTTGTTCAAAATGTCTCTGTGTAGGTTATATAATTTCATATTCCCAGTAGGGTAGTAGCttgaattattttaagaaaCACTTGAATTTTCTTCAGAGAAAATGCTGGACTATTAGCTTTGACGAAAGTTGGTAGCCGAAGAGTTGTTCAAATATCAGCTCTATTCATGATCTTTTTCTCCATTCTTGGTAAGTTCATGAAGCTGGCAATTCTAATTTTAGTTTCCTCCTTTGTGAACCAATGCACTTATTGTTCTAACTTCAAGTCCGCTGCACTGTTGTTCTGAGGCATGTGTGTAAGCTCACACGGTTTTTGCCAGAACACTTACTATGaagtgtttttatttatatacaggAAAGTTTGGAGCTGTGTTTGCTTCCATTCCAATACCAATATTTGCGGCAATATATTGTGTTTTCTTTGCCTGTGTCGGTATGTAAAAAGCAACTTAATAATCTGAATTTCACTTGTCATAAATTTCATTTAAGTTTGATTTGTTGACCCTTTATTTTTTCCTCAACACAGGTTCTGCAGGCCTCAGCTTCGTTCAGTTTTGCAATCTAAACAGCTTTAGAACCAAATTCATCATAGGATTCTCTATTTTCATGGGATTCTCTATACCACAATACTTCAAGGAGTACACAGCAATTAAGCACCATGGTCCTGTGCACACTCATGCTACATGGGTATAGTATATCCACCTTCTCTCATTCTTATAGTTTAATGTGAATTAAAACAATGGTTGAAAGTATCTAAAAGtgttatattttgttgttatgGCAGTTCAACAACATGATCAATGTCCCTTTCTCATCAGAAGCATTTGTAGCTGGTATATTGGCAATGTTATTGGATGCCAGTTTGCACAATAGTGACAGCAAAATTCGTAAAGACAGAGGCATGCATTGGTGGGACAAATTCAGTTCATTCAAGACAGATACAAGGAGTGGGGAGTTTTACTCTCTACCCTTTAATCTGAACAAGTTTTTCCCTTCTGTGTGATTATGGATTGGGTTTGGACTATTTTATATCAAAGTTAGGGGTATGAAGTCATAGGATATTTACCCTATAATGTCTCATTGTGGGTGCTAAATGATGTTTATGATGACTTGGTAACCGTCAATATATTTATTCTTAATTAGAAATGAATATCTTTATTTTTGCATGCAACTTAATTCCtgctttgagaaaaaaaaaggggtGAGTTTTATCTTTTCTAATGTTTGATTTGAGAGTTAAGAAAGGTTTTTGAAAAGGTGGAAGGAATGAAGAGTTTTAGTAGAATAAcaacttcaaaataaaaagcTTGAAGCAGTGATGAATGGTGTTGACCAAGTTCAACCAACCTATTCTTttgtcaaaaaaagaaaaaagttcaACCTATAATCACCGTGCCTATAATCGCTAGGGGATatagatataatatatttacattGTCTTTTGTAATAAGtattttaaatactattttaaaaattagaaataattatttttgtgattttttaacttaatttaattttagataatattttaattaatttaaattaattatttatttaattttaaataataatttaatcttttgtgttttaaaatgtcaataatattattcttttttatataaaaatttataaaaaaatttaaacaaaactcataaaattaattatcatatttcaatataaaattaaattccatcaaattcataacttaaatttttaaataaattcatattttcatttaatattgttgaagatgaaaatatgagtttatttaaatatttgagttatgcatttgataaatacatgaattttcttgaaattggtattaaattttatgaattttgcttgaagattttgatgaattttttaagtttatgtaaataaaggataatattgttgacattttatatataaaagatcaaattattgcttaaaattaaataaatgatcaaattaaaaacaaaaaaaaataataataaaagattgAAATGTTACCTTAAATTAACTCAAGAGatcatttgaataattatatctaaaaattaaaaagagaaaaatattgagattttatattgaaaactaaaatttaaaaaaattgaatagagagttttatatttagattcttAATTGCATCAAACATAATTGTTACACTTGCCGAAGATAAAATGTAAGTGAAATTATTGTGTTTTTAAATCTTaacttaatttataaaaatatcgatattgtaaaactatatataatattttgaaattaaatttaaaaaatagtagtcatgtgtaaatttttaataataaatatataaaataaaatgaagcaTCATATTACACATGTAAGTTAAGATTTTCTACACTAACTAGACATGCAATGATTCTATCCCTCTCATATGTCTCACATAGATTGGGTTGTTGGGGAAGTTTCTACACTAGACATGCAATCCTCTACCCTCTCCTATGTCTCAATACTAGGACTACCCTATTCATAGACTAGGTTATATCGGGATGTTTATCGATGTGATCAACCCAAaagttaaacaaaattttaagagCTTTCCTTGTTTGGTTCACCTTGTTTGGTTCACTTTTTCCAAGTACATCAATGTTACATTGAATTATCAAGGTAAATCGGTGTAAAAATTATtcgaaattttaataaaaattaaaaaaaaatccttttatattttataaataaatcgatgttttaattgatataaaaataaagaaaaataaaaaataaatatatttattaaaattcaatttgtcaaactaatattaataaattattatctcaaatataaaaattaaaagagtaattaatttatatttctaaaaattactgttgattatgtttaatatttcgaataatttataaacattAATCCACATTAAACATAGTTGGATCCACCATAAAATTTGCATATTAGTGTATGGTTTGAGCTTAAACAAACTTGGTCAAACTCAATCcgctaaaatataaattatagacctatttgattttttttttcggaCAAAGTTAGTAAAATTATGATTGTATTAGTTTTTACAGTTTAAACTCTAGACCTTCTAGTGAGTATTTCTTCAATCCCTTCATTGTAAAATTGAATTGGTTAAAATTTGAGAGACATACTAAATTTTTACTCAATTCAAATCGATAAATTTTAATTGGTTTAgacaatatattatttaatgtgATCATTGTGCCTTTAATGTTTTGTTAgcttttatgatttttatggaAAAGTGGTGATAAGCCttaacaacaaaagaaaaaaaaaactagaaatcATAAATCACATAGTTTTTTTCAATTGCTCTTGTCACTTTGTGAAACAATAAATTGGAACTTCCAACTAACAGCAAATCTATAaagtagtatattttttttttttgtctttttataaaagatagttggatagttaataaaaattaatatattaaatttataaatttaattaataaaaattaatatatttaatttataaatacattaatttttgttagttaaattttatttaaaaggtATTTTACAAACACAAAAAAGAggaaatataagtaaaatctCAACAGGCCCAAGAATCTGTAGAAGACAATACATGCATCCCTAAGAAAATGAGTAAATTAGAATCTGAATATTTTCtacttatataaaattatttttaattgagtaagaacatgatttattatttaaataaagatgtttttaaaaattagacgAGGACGCattggaaatttttttaaaatttaatgaacATTCTTGTATTTTTGTATCGgtgattttgatatattttttagaattaaaattttgagagaaagtatgaagaaaaaaattaacactcaaattaaaatattaaattatataaaacacTATAATCTTCTCacaatatatgtatatatttatagaatATTATTGACAATATCCGTGACCATTGCTATCTGTGAaataagtttttcaaaatttaaattgctCATATCGTATTAGAGATCAACAATATTACaatataacttaaataaattaactatattatgtattaaaagtgaaattttagaatttaacAAACAAGTTTACAGCTTAAAAACTAgaggattatatatatatatatataNNNNNNNNNNNNNNNNNNNNNNNNNNNNNNNNNNNNNNNNNNNNNNNNNNNNNNNNNNNNNNNNNNNNNNNNNNNNNNNNNNNNNNNNNNNNNNNNNNNNNNNNNNNNNNNNNNNNNNNNNNNNNNNNNNNNNNNNNNNNNNNNNNNNNNNNNNNNNNNNNNNNNNNNNNNNNNNNNNNNNNNNNNNNNNNNNNNNNNNNNNNNNNNNNNNNNNNNNNNNNNNNNNNNNNNNNNNNNNNNNNNNNNNNNNNNNNNNNNNNNNNNNNNNNNNNNNNNNNNNNNNNNNNNNNNNNNNNNNNNNNNNNNNNNNTACATTTTTTTAGACATCAAATTTTCTATACATCATCtgaattatttcaaatttttcaacaatttaaaaagaagaatgatctataaaaaaattacatataaaactccattataaataaataaacaaactacataattttaattgtatGGACAGTGAGTTCCATCtaatgatataaaatcaaatcaaataatctAACAAGTccaaaaatttaactaaatttaattaaattgatttgatttttttctctatGTGTTTGAGTCTAAAtgaaaccaaaccaaataaattTGACCTCTATTGGTATTGGTATGTATTTGGTTTCACATAATTTAAAATCGATCACTcgatatttaaaaatcattatattttatttatactatattaatattgttatcttctcttcaaaaaaataaaatcaatattgttatcttaaaaaatgagttgtatttaaatttcttttaataattatatcattttgtCTTTGTAgttaatttagatattttaatagtataaaaaaattactgtttgaataaattatttttttttagattttttaaaataagtgtcttaatttttaaaaaataacaatctaCATTTGATTTACTATTTTTCTCTAATAAATGATAAGGATTGAGCCAACTAACAGAGTGATATGAGAATCGAATTGAACCAATCACTTTGCCaattttgtttgatttgttttgaattttgtaaaaaaatattataaaagctaaatcaaattgactattttttgtttaaattttttcatcttaaaaaaaaaaaaagaatcaaaacGATTCATTAAACTCCTATATCCATCTCTCCTAAACCTGTAAAGCCTCTCAATTCAATTCCAACATCCATCGTTACATTTGCATATTTGTTTGTGCTCCAAAAAGTTTTTGTTCAAACTTCTTGTGCAAGGTCAGCATCTAGTAGATCTTATTCCTCATTTTTTGACGCGAAGATCTTATTCTCACCAAAAGATTTATAAGACAACTCAAGAAGGCCTAACGTGGATGAgatagtattttattttctctaaatAATAAGGCATTTTTTGTGTCTtaaagagattatcaacaaaATGGAATATTGAGTAAAATTAACCTCGATCCGATTAATATCATACGATCCACTTTCTACAAATTTATTGTTGTTGTATTTGAGAATAttgcatttttattattttgatgtttgtaaatattttatgttattttaagtttttacaaCTTTAGTTGTATGCTTGCAACTTGCAAgtgttttattataaaatttattgtatgtatatatatatttgatgctaaaacaatagtaaaaataagttatattatgattttggaaaataaaaaaaaaggtaagatatataatttttgttgttgatgttaagaatatgatttattaaaaaaattaaaaataaaaagaatttgagTAAACTAAAActcaaccaaaataaaaaaataagtggTTTGACCGAAATCGATTCAAtgttttaaatgacaatttattttttaaacccAAATCTAGTTCTCCTGTATAGTTTTAAACCCAAATCTAGTTCTCCTATATAGTTTGAGTATTTATTTTGATCAATAGACATGTGAATTCGGTCATCCAAACTAACtaatttaatatgtattttaattaatctCACTCATTTAAATTTGAGTCCGATGAGAATCAATTcgtttaaatttataaatgtttcagttaacattttaaatatgtAAACTCATCGATTCAATcctttaaaatgaaatatatatatatatatatatatatatatatattatcaaattctttctagttataatttagtttttgagtttgttttgagAATTTGTTTTTAGTTTAGTCGGTTTGTGTGTTttgttgtattattttaaatattaaatgatatattgcaatgaaattttataactcttaaaatatttaagtattaaaatttaattaaatttttttagaataattttttttttgtatgccATGCAATCCTAAccaaaataattcataattaaattaatttaattcaagTTTGATGTAAAATTATAGGTTGAAAACGCatcttaattaaaataaaattgatctatttaaatattttttaaaagaaatttaaataccTTAATATgatcatttatataaatatagaaataaCTATAGTTAAATTCAAACACTTTTCATAATATAATGATTATTATCTGCtgattgtgtaaaaaaaattacattactaatatatataaattaaatataaaaatttcaattgtttttaattaatctcaCAATATAACTGTCTTAAAtggagattaaataattttaacctcattttcaatataatatttcaatagTAGCAAATGTTAGTATGTAATTTGAATGAAATGTGTTTGAACTTTTTCTATGAAAAAAACACATGGAATGTACATCTCTTCCCTATGTACTTGGCCGTCAAAAGGACACGTCACTGACGCAGCTTGaaaagttctttttttttttttaaagaaacgTGGAAAAGTTTAAAACGGTGTAATAGAAATACTAAAATTAGCTAAACTTTATTGCATGTTATGATATGCGAAACAAAACAAACTCACATGGGGTTTAATTTTTTGATCCTATAGTTTATACTTATTGAAATATCTATGTCATAACATGTTactatattttgtcaaaatagaaaagaaaataaataaataaaaaaacattaaaagacAAGATGTTAGTTGTAAATTTGTATTTGAGCTTTTCTATATAATGTTAAACTGAATGGTTAAATTTCTCTTAACCATTTAAGGTACCTTAAAAATATTCAACacgaatattatttataaatgtacactaatttatttgattaaatataaaatttgatccATAAAATTATAGTACAGTATTAATATGATTCtctacattaataatattttaaaataataaactttgTTCCTTTAACTTATTATCAAATGCATTTTTACTCTCAATCGTGTTTCGGAAATACAAAATtagacttattttttttttataaaataaataacttttgcagtaaaacaattctttttttaaaaaagcttAAAATTATTGactcaatattaaaaaaattgaaaagaaaaatagaattttacctttttcatatttttttaaattattgttcaCAATATAAATACAATAGGCGTTAGTTATTATCAAATATGTgtattcaaattatatttttcttctacTATTATTAAGTTAGTGTTAGATACATCTACTAAATATCTTGATAATCATATTATAAATACGAAATATCTATACATTTTATCGATGGTTAATctcttttaaaaaacttaaacaaTAATCTCTAATAAAATCTAACCACATCTTTTACATTTATCTAACTAAAAGAAACTAAATTTTTCACTCCAACTAATATTGGTATTTGAAAGACtaaattgaaattttctatAAGCTTTATTAATTAGTTAAGACATCTATTagtatagaaagaaaaaaaggttgttaaaaaaataaaaaaaatagtatatcctagaaaaaaagaatagtaattaaattaattaagaaatgGCATGATGAAGAGTTAATACAGTCTGTCTCACCTTGTTGGTATTGGATGGTATTGCCTGCCGTTTTGGTTGTGCCTCATCACATGCTTCTCTACTCATTCTCACTCACACATTGCATCTTCTCAAATCTCTCTTTATGGCATCCTTCTTCGAATCTTGTTGGCAGGTTCCATTTCCTTCATTCTTTCAACTTTCTACAATCACTACTTACCCCTTTTATTGCTACTTTTTTAATTCTGCGGTTTTTTCAcaaatttattatcttttttcaaACCCCATCTCAACAAACAAACATGGTTAGTTATTTGTTATAGATTTTTTTCAGGGTTTATTGTGATATTAATTTAACTAAgctatttttgttattttattttattttattttattttattttattttttggtttatttGTCTAACTTGATGAGAGGATGGCCATTGGAATTGGGATTGATAATTTGGATTTGATGATTGGAACTATGCATTGTGTTTGTCATGAGTGTTTTTATGCCAGTGTGCCAAGTGTTGGGTTGGTGCTCTTTTGGAAGTTGAATTGAACTAGATTCTTGTAGATCATAGTGatgatagtttttgaaatcaaatcatGGGGTTtctcttttttactttttgaaatgATGAAAATTGgaaattaatagttaatattatgaTGTAGTCTTGagctactttttattttaagatgcactttgttttttaaaaaagaaaattgggtacgggagaaattattattaattaaagtgacacTAATAATCGTTTTACAATAGTTTCCTAGGAGATTTGAACTCTGTCACTTGagattaaaaaatcaattttttatcacTAAGCTGACATCTCATGGACATTTTAAGATGCATATTGATTGCAATATTTGTCAACTAACAAGGTGTGAAAATTGTCAAAGCAAGGGACTTAGTGATTTCATTTATCATGTTTATGGAGATGATTTCATTTGCTTTGTTGTGATTTTGGTTTTGAGATTCTTGTAAGTTTTGTGTAGTTGACTGCCATAACATTCTTTAGATTGCATGCTTACATCGTTGTACTATTTTTGCAGAAACAGAATTGATGTTTGTTCCACTTAACTATTTTGAGAAATGAAACTCTctcttttgttatttatttgtttactttTTGTGCTGCAGTACTTGATCACAAATTTCAGTGACTTTCAACTTGCATGTTTGGGAAGTTTCTTTCTACATGAAAGTGTGTTCTTCTTATCTGGACTTCCTTTTGTATGGATCGAGAGGGCAGGTTGGTTGAGCAAGTACAAGATTCAGGTCGGCAGTTGACGAGATTCGTGGTTTATCTTTATGTTTTAGATTCCTCCTTTTGTTCCGcttgatataaattttatctcttatttttcgtttacttttcttaacaaattTTAGCAAGTTGTATATGGAATTACATCATTCTTAACTTAGTGCATGTTTGGAATCACGGTGGCGCCACAAGTTTGACGAAATCACGGTGACGTTATGATTTTGGTGAAGCTTCAGAGTGTAACTTCTGCCGATATTGATATATTTACCACCAATCCAAACATGTACATATCTGTTCCAACATTGTTCACTTTGACATATTCCATAGCACACACAcattttcattcatttcaatTGTTCACTTTACCCTGCTTTTTATGGTGCTTAGAACATTTCTATCCAGGCCTTTACAAGTGAAAGTTCCTTGAGATTTCCCGTTTCAATTTATTCTTCCATATTTGTATGTATTACACTATTACATAACATAGGTGGTGATAGGTGAATGTTCTAATAATGCCTTTTGATGCTGAT
It contains:
- the LOC101514736 gene encoding nucleobase-ascorbate transporter 6-like — encoded protein: MEAGRGAPPPKQEELQPHPVKDQLPNISYCITSPPPWPEAIILGFQHYLVMLGTTVLIPISLVPLMGGGNEEKAKMIQTLLFVAGINTLTQTLFGTRLPAVIGGSYTFVPATISIVLAGRYNHIVNPQEKFERIMRGTQGALIVASTLQIIVGFSGLWRNVVRFISPLSAVPLVALSGFGLYEFGFPVVAQCVEIGLPEIVILLVFSQYIPHVMKGERHIFDRFAVIFSVAIVWIYAHILTTGGAYKNTDSTTQDTCRTDRAGIISGAPWIRVPFPFQWGAPTFDAGEAFAMMAASFVALVESTGGFIAVSRYAGATPLPPSVFSRGIGWQGVGILFSGIFGTGNGSSVSIENAGLLALTKVGSRRVVQISALFMIFFSILGKFGAVFASIPIPIFAAIYCVFFACVGSAGLSFVQFCNLNSFRTKFIIGFSIFMGFSIPQYFKEYTAIKHHGPVHTHATWFNNMINVPFSSEAFVAGILAMLLDASLHNSDSKIRKDRGMHWWDKFSSFKTDTRSGEFYSLPFNLNKFFPSV